From a single Calothrix sp. NIES-2098 genomic region:
- a CDS encoding endo-1,4-beta-xylanase has product MLKNRLITRRSALWLGLGTVVGIGALVKGKTTDWSDRNQVLGTPKRDFSVVGKFSLKQRAASKGLIYGIAITYPSISSDQKLAALIAQEGGMLVPEWELKWQPLRPDPVNFDFTRTDWIAKFARTHGMLMRGHTLVWHESLPPWFKETVNRQNAKQFLTQHIQKVVGRYAGQMHSWDVVNEAIDVDDKQPNSLRKTTWLELLGPDYIDLAFRVAAEADPKALLVYNDYGLEYDTPRHEAKRNAVLKLLKGLKSRGVPIHALGIQSHLDASEKHFNPRKLKNFLSNVADLGLKILITELDVTDNKLPLNPAVRDRIVATVYEDYLSTVLSEKAVIAVLTWGFSDRDTWLSGFRPRSDGAAVRPLPLDANLKPKLAWNAIARALDRAPKR; this is encoded by the coding sequence ATGCTCAAAAATAGGTTAATAACTAGAAGATCTGCTTTGTGGTTAGGCTTAGGAACTGTAGTAGGCATAGGTGCTTTGGTAAAAGGTAAAACGACGGACTGGAGCGATCGCAATCAAGTCCTTGGCACTCCAAAAAGAGACTTCAGTGTTGTTGGAAAATTTTCTTTAAAGCAGCGAGCAGCTTCCAAGGGTTTGATTTATGGGATAGCGATTACTTATCCTAGTATCTCATCAGATCAAAAACTGGCTGCCCTGATTGCTCAAGAGGGTGGGATGCTGGTCCCAGAATGGGAACTCAAGTGGCAACCCCTCCGCCCCGATCCAGTCAATTTTGATTTTACTCGTACGGATTGGATAGCTAAATTTGCTCGCACTCATGGGATGCTTATGCGAGGGCACACTCTAGTTTGGCATGAGTCTTTGCCACCTTGGTTCAAAGAAACAGTCAATCGTCAAAATGCCAAACAGTTTTTGACGCAACATATTCAAAAGGTTGTAGGCCGCTATGCAGGACAAATGCATTCTTGGGATGTGGTAAATGAAGCGATTGACGTAGATGATAAACAGCCCAACAGTTTGCGGAAAACGACATGGTTGGAGTTGTTAGGCCCAGATTATATTGACCTTGCTTTTCGTGTTGCTGCTGAGGCTGACCCCAAAGCTTTGTTAGTTTATAATGACTACGGATTGGAGTATGACACACCTAGACATGAAGCTAAAAGAAATGCTGTCCTAAAATTACTAAAAGGTTTGAAATCTAGGGGAGTGCCAATTCATGCTCTCGGCATTCAATCTCACTTGGATGCTAGTGAAAAGCATTTTAATCCTAGAAAATTAAAGAATTTTCTGAGCAATGTTGCAGATCTGGGTCTGAAAATCTTGATTACAGAGCTAGATGTAACAGATAACAAATTACCTTTAAATCCTGCTGTACGCGATCGCATTGTTGCTACAGTTTATGAGGACTATCTCTCAACAGTATTGAGTGAAAAAGCAGTGATCGCTGTACTCACCTGGGGATTTAGCGATCGCGATACCTGGCTGTCAGGCTTTAGACCGCGTTCTGATGGTGCAGCAGTCAGACCTTTACCTCTGGATGCCAACTTAAAACCGAAATTAGCATGGAATGCGATCGCCAGAGCATTAGATCGTGCCCCTAAACGCTAA
- a CDS encoding polysaccharide biosynthesis family protein, which produces MKNLNALQSRLTRIFQKPMVQGTIWMLIAQGLRLVLQAMYFIIIARVLGAEYYGQFVGATALVAILSPFAGLGSDTLLLKNVAKNRGLFKDYWGNALLMITITGLGLMVLLILFAPIFLPRTISPLLLFLVALSDLIFTSIIFLSCQAFQAVDRLNITAQISTLAMLSKVIAAIALLYFFPQPNTIDWAFLYLGSSVVSGLVAIFFVTYYLGTPKLALYRIKPELTDGFFFAVSASSYTIYNDIDKTMLARLSTLEATGIYAAAYRLIDVAFVPVRSITAAAYAHFFREGKDGISQALALGKRLVKVAGSYGFIASIGLLLFAPIVPYILGDEYAGVVEALRWLAPIPFLKAIQCFGGDTLSGSGFQSLRSAVQVSIAVLNILLNFWLIPLYSWKGAAWSSLVCDGLLMIVLWAVVAFLYRKQSSKYQGG; this is translated from the coding sequence ATGAAGAATTTAAATGCTCTCCAGTCGCGGCTGACTCGCATATTTCAGAAACCTATGGTGCAAGGAACCATATGGATGTTGATTGCTCAAGGGCTGCGTTTGGTTTTACAAGCTATGTACTTCATAATTATTGCTCGCGTCCTAGGAGCAGAATATTATGGGCAGTTTGTGGGAGCAACAGCACTAGTGGCAATTTTATCTCCATTTGCAGGTTTGGGCAGCGATACTCTTCTTCTCAAGAATGTAGCAAAGAACAGAGGTTTATTTAAAGATTACTGGGGAAACGCCCTGTTGATGATTACTATTACAGGGCTGGGATTGATGGTTTTATTAATACTTTTTGCCCCAATTTTCTTGCCGCGAACAATTTCTCCGTTATTACTATTTTTAGTCGCTTTAAGCGATCTTATTTTTACCAGTATTATATTTTTGTCATGCCAAGCTTTTCAAGCTGTGGATCGCTTGAATATCACAGCTCAGATAAGTACACTGGCGATGCTCTCTAAAGTAATCGCTGCGATCGCTCTACTGTATTTTTTCCCTCAACCCAACACCATAGACTGGGCATTTTTATACTTAGGTAGCAGCGTAGTTTCAGGATTAGTAGCTATTTTCTTCGTTACTTATTACCTAGGAACTCCAAAATTAGCCCTATACCGGATCAAGCCCGAACTCACTGATGGCTTTTTCTTTGCCGTTAGTGCTTCTTCCTATACTATTTATAATGATATCGATAAGACAATGCTGGCGCGCCTTTCAACTCTAGAGGCGACAGGAATTTATGCAGCAGCTTACCGCTTAATTGACGTGGCATTTGTGCCAGTGCGTTCGATAACAGCTGCTGCCTATGCACATTTTTTTCGAGAGGGAAAGGATGGCATCAGTCAGGCATTAGCTTTAGGTAAACGTCTTGTAAAGGTCGCTGGTTCTTATGGCTTCATCGCTAGTATAGGCTTGCTGTTATTTGCCCCTATCGTGCCTTATATATTAGGGGATGAATATGCGGGCGTCGTAGAAGCCTTACGCTGGTTGGCACCGATTCCCTTTTTGAAAGCCATACAGTGTTTCGGTGGTGATACTCTGAGTGGTTCTGGTTTTCAGAGTTTGCGCAGCGCCGTACAAGTAAGCATAGCTGTACTAAATATCTTACTCAACTTTTGGCTGATTCCGCTTTACTCCTGGAAGGGAGCCGCTTGGTCTAGTTTAGTTTGCGATGGGCTGTTAATGATAGTTCTATGGGCGGTAGTAGCTTTCCTGTACCGAAAACAAAGCTCAAAATATCAAGGAGGGTAA
- a CDS encoding putative glucosyltransferase — translation MVKPLISIVINNYNYGKFLRDAIDSVLNQTYPNIEAIVVDDGSTDNSHQIIASYGSRIIPVLKSNGGQGSAINAGFAASKGEIVIFLDADDYLFSDNVEQVVAAWKPDAAKVQYRMRVVDAIGNFICIYPVPELPFDREEVLPILLERGQYTTTVTSGNAFSRSALAQILPMPESEFRISADGYLVTLAPFYGRVISINKPLATGRVHGSNFWAISGESIPSERLRKSIKHDFQKYKFLSSKATELAYTISHKLGDRDYFHLMNRLASLRLDPQNHPFPTDSPLELAGKGYWAIWKYTEFPGKRKLILSTWFIWVGLMPKPLAKPAINWLLNSQTRPQIINWLIKIIRSITH, via the coding sequence ATGGTTAAACCACTCATTAGCATTGTTATAAACAACTACAACTATGGCAAATTTCTCCGCGATGCCATTGACAGTGTTCTAAATCAGACTTACCCAAACATTGAAGCGATCGTGGTTGATGACGGTTCTACGGATAACTCTCATCAGATTATCGCTAGCTACGGTTCCCGAATCATCCCTGTACTCAAGTCTAATGGTGGACAAGGATCGGCAATCAATGCAGGTTTTGCTGCTAGCAAAGGAGAGATTGTAATCTTCTTAGATGCTGATGATTACTTGTTCTCGGATAATGTGGAGCAAGTAGTCGCAGCCTGGAAACCCGATGCTGCAAAGGTGCAATATCGAATGAGAGTGGTTGATGCGATCGGGAACTTTATATGCATCTATCCAGTGCCAGAATTACCTTTCGATCGGGAAGAAGTTTTGCCAATTTTGCTTGAAAGGGGGCAATACACAACAACGGTAACTAGTGGCAATGCTTTCAGTCGCTCCGCCTTGGCTCAAATTCTGCCGATGCCAGAATCTGAGTTTCGCATTTCTGCTGATGGCTATTTGGTTACTCTTGCACCCTTTTATGGTCGGGTAATTTCCATAAATAAACCTCTAGCAACTGGTCGGGTACACGGAAGTAATTTTTGGGCGATCTCTGGCGAATCAATTCCATCTGAGAGATTGCGCAAGTCAATCAAGCATGACTTTCAGAAGTATAAATTTTTGTCCAGCAAAGCTACTGAATTAGCATATACAATCTCCCACAAGCTGGGCGATCGTGATTACTTTCACTTGATGAATCGGCTTGCTTCTTTGCGCTTAGATCCACAAAATCATCCTTTTCCTACAGATTCACCTTTAGAATTAGCTGGCAAAGGGTATTGGGCAATTTGGAAGTATACAGAGTTTCCGGGCAAAAGAAAGTTGATTTTGAGTACCTGGTTTATTTGGGTTGGTTTAATGCCTAAGCCTTTAGCTAAACCAGCTATTAATTGGCTGCTGAATTCCCAGACTCGTCCCCAAATTATCAATTGGTTAATCAAAATAATTCGCTCAATCACTCACTAA
- a CDS encoding family 2 glycosyl transferase, protein MLIAICVATYQRPEGLKRLLVGLNQLTFSYVEHPNIEVIVVDNDANRSAEALFEDLKPNFKWHLKYVSESQRGISYARNKAVASASQDADFVAFIDDDEFPEPNWLEELLSVQKMHDADVVGGPVLPRFLTDDVPQWVIKGKFFEPQRYPTGYLLKFTATNNVLIRSQVLKRMNKIFDERFALTGGEDTHFFMRVYRAGYKLVWADEAIAYEYIPQSRINVKWILQRGYRCYSTYGLCEKEFDPLLQVLSRRITTGAGRIVLGIISLFPSLFLSRHLLIAALLQIYRGAGMLSGLAGRSYQEYKSVHGV, encoded by the coding sequence ATGTTAATTGCTATATGCGTCGCAACTTACCAAAGGCCTGAAGGATTAAAACGCTTGCTAGTTGGTCTGAATCAGTTAACTTTTAGTTATGTTGAACATCCTAATATAGAAGTTATTGTTGTTGATAATGATGCCAATCGCTCGGCTGAAGCATTGTTTGAAGACCTCAAGCCGAACTTCAAATGGCACCTGAAGTATGTTAGTGAATCACAACGCGGCATTTCTTATGCTCGCAATAAAGCCGTAGCATCCGCCTCACAAGATGCAGACTTTGTGGCTTTTATAGACGATGATGAATTTCCCGAACCAAATTGGCTAGAAGAGCTGTTATCTGTACAAAAAATGCATGATGCCGATGTCGTAGGTGGGCCAGTTTTGCCTCGCTTTCTCACAGATGATGTTCCACAGTGGGTAATCAAAGGAAAATTTTTTGAGCCGCAGCGTTATCCTACTGGCTATCTACTCAAATTTACAGCTACTAATAATGTTCTGATTCGTTCTCAGGTATTGAAGAGGATGAATAAAATTTTCGACGAGCGTTTTGCTTTAACAGGTGGAGAAGATACTCACTTCTTTATGCGTGTTTACCGTGCTGGCTACAAATTGGTGTGGGCAGATGAGGCGATCGCTTATGAGTATATACCTCAAAGTCGAATTAATGTGAAGTGGATTCTCCAGCGAGGTTATCGCTGTTACAGCACCTACGGGTTGTGTGAAAAAGAATTTGATCCCTTACTGCAAGTGTTATCTAGACGAATTACCACCGGGGCTGGAAGAATTGTTCTAGGAATAATTAGTCTGTTTCCATCTCTATTTCTCAGCCGACATTTGTTGATTGCAGCCTTACTTCAAATTTATCGGGGTGCAGGAATGTTATCAGGTTTAGCTGGGAGAAGTTACCAAGAGTACAAAAGCGTTCATGGTGTTTGA
- a CDS encoding O-antigen polymerase: protein MLKVLVLAEQVFTILSLVLFSGGPLVVILSGGVSEGDMISGPPDFPQIQLLFLLNYLVTLFLLTLRWKKAIYVFNKATVIWLLIGISVVSILWSFTPAITRMRSLALVGSSLFGLYLASRYSIKEQLKLLMWTFGTVLTLSLLFAVALPKYGIMGGIHAGAWRGIYVHKNIFGKMMVLSALIFWLQASSTKQKRWFPWLGLGLSVCFLLLAKSTTSLINIVTLFTLIPIYQTLRWRYHLMIPAVIAIVTFSSSLSLWITSNAATLLGTLGKDTTLTGRTDMWPYIWEMIEKQPWLGYGYSGFWQGWNSPAAYVWRAVQWSAPNSHNGLLDLWLELGALGVAVFLLGFWATFIRSLAWLRQTKSSEGFWPLLYLTNMVMANLGESSLLNHNDIFWVLYVAVALSLFILPQQQAKILTRMPASKITA, encoded by the coding sequence ATGCTTAAAGTTCTAGTACTTGCGGAACAGGTATTCACAATCTTGTCATTGGTACTTTTTTCAGGTGGGCCTCTAGTTGTCATTCTTTCTGGAGGTGTTAGTGAAGGAGATATGATATCAGGTCCACCTGATTTTCCCCAAATTCAGCTGCTCTTCTTGTTAAATTATTTAGTAACGCTCTTTCTCCTAACTTTGCGATGGAAAAAGGCGATTTATGTCTTTAATAAAGCGACTGTCATCTGGTTGTTAATCGGGATTTCTGTAGTCTCCATTCTTTGGTCTTTTACTCCGGCAATAACTAGAATGCGCAGTCTCGCCTTAGTTGGAAGCAGCTTATTCGGGCTTTACCTAGCTTCTCGATACAGCATCAAAGAGCAGTTAAAGTTACTGATGTGGACTTTTGGCACAGTACTAACATTAAGCCTATTATTTGCAGTCGCTTTACCCAAATATGGGATCATGGGTGGGATTCACGCAGGTGCTTGGCGCGGAATTTACGTCCACAAAAATATTTTCGGAAAAATGATGGTACTTAGTGCATTAATATTTTGGCTTCAGGCTTCAAGCACCAAACAAAAGCGTTGGTTTCCCTGGCTAGGTTTAGGCTTATCGGTTTGCTTTTTATTGCTGGCAAAGTCAACAACATCCCTAATAAACATAGTCACGCTTTTTACTTTAATACCCATTTATCAAACTTTGCGCTGGCGTTATCATCTAATGATTCCTGCTGTGATTGCTATAGTTACCTTTAGTAGCAGCCTGTCTCTGTGGATAACTTCTAATGCAGCGACTCTACTAGGCACTTTGGGTAAGGATACCACACTCACCGGACGTACAGATATGTGGCCTTACATCTGGGAGATGATTGAGAAACAGCCTTGGTTGGGCTATGGATACAGCGGATTCTGGCAGGGTTGGAATAGTCCAGCTGCCTATGTCTGGCGTGCAGTACAGTGGTCAGCGCCAAATTCTCACAATGGCCTTTTAGATCTTTGGCTCGAATTAGGCGCTTTAGGAGTAGCAGTCTTTTTGCTGGGATTTTGGGCAACTTTTATTAGGTCACTAGCCTGGTTACGCCAGACCAAATCTTCAGAAGGTTTTTGGCCATTATTGTATTTAACAAATATGGTTATGGCAAATTTGGGTGAAAGTTCGCTATTGAACCACAACGATATTTTTTGGGTACTCTACGTAGCAGTGGCACTCTCTTTATTTATATTGCCTCAACAACAAGCAAAAATCTTGACAAGAATGCCCGCATCAAAAATTACAGCTTGA